The nucleotide window TGAAAAAGTTGAATGACATCTGATTGGCAGCTGGAATGAATAGAAAAGAACCAAGCGCAAAAAGTGATAATCCCAAGATCACACCCAATTTGTAACCGAATTTCTTCATAAATAATCCAGCCGGAATTCCCATCAATGCATATGCTCCAAAGATTGAAAGCTGTACCAATCCTGATTCTGATTTTGATATTTTCAGGACATTTTGAAAATGTTTGTTTAATACATCTCCCATCGTCAAAGCAATTGCCCAAAAGAAGAATAATGAAATCACAAATGCCAGTACGACATAGTATTTCTTTTCTGTAAATTTTGCAGTATTCATCGTATTGATTTAAATAGTTTGACCGTAATGTTCTTCACGGAAAGATTTGAATTCTTCATAAGTGTAATCTGGGCAAGCGCCAGATTTCGATGTGATAAATGCACCTAAAGCAACCGCCTGTTTCATAATCTCATCAGGCGTTTTCCCTTGAATCCTTTTAGATAAAAATCCGGCTAGGAAAGAATCTCCGCTTCCCACAGTATCGTTAACCTCTATCGAGACTGCTGAAAAATCGTAACTTTTATCTCCTACAAAATATCTTGCACCTTTGCTTCCTTTGGTCAACACGATTTCATTCATATTAAAATAATTTTGAAGATATTTTATACTGCTGTTTTCATCGATGTATTCTTTGTCCAAAAATTCGATGATCTGCCGCAGTTCGGCTTTATTCATTTTCACCAAATCAGCTTTACCCAACAATGTTTTCACCAAATCAAAATCAATAAAAGGCGGACGAAAATTGACATCAAACACTCTGAATTTTGCAAACTCGATCAATCGGAGCAATGTATTTTTTGATTCTTCATTTCTGGCGATCAGACTTCCAAAAACAAAAGCTTCAGCATTTTCTATGAGTTCACGATGCTCAGGACAGATCTTGATATGATCCCAAGCAATGTCATTTACAATATCGTAATGCGCTTCGCCGTGCTCGTCAAAACTGGCAATGACAGTTCCTGTTGGTTTCTCTTCATCGATTTGAATATATTCCGTAGAGATATTCCAGCTTTTGATTTGTTTTAGAAGATCATTTCCTAAAGTATCATTTCCGATCTTAGTAATCATTTTGACATCAACATCCATTTTGTCCAGGTTGTAGGCCACATTGAAAGGCGCACCACCCGCTCTGGATCCGGATGGGAAAATGTCCCAGAGTACTTCTCCAAAACAAACGGCATAAGATTTATTATTTTCCATATTAGATTAAACGTTTAAGTTAACTAGTAAAAAAATTATTTTATAGAATTTTTGATTATCAGACTGCCTGACAATGTTATTTTCTTTGCGGTTGTAGAATACTGATTGATCTGCAGATCCAGTAATTTGATTGCCTCATCTGCCATCTCTTCCAAAGGTTGTTTGACATAGGTGATCTCAGCAGGAAACAATTTATACGCTTCTGTCTCATCAAAGGCCAGTACGGAAACATCTTCCGAAACCTTGATGTTATTTTTAATCAAGTATGAAAGACCTGCCACTGCCAGCTTATTACTTGAAAAATATAGAGCGGTATTTTTTGGATTTTTACCTAAAGCATCCTTAAGTTTTGTGTGGATTTCCTCAGTTATATTATCAAGTCCTACCAAAATATTTTTGCTTTCTACCTCTTTAACTGCCGCTGATATACTTGCTTCGAAGCCGTGTTGTCTATCCAAAAGATGAGGCAATTTGGTATCATACCCAATATATAAAATCTTCTCAAAGTCCTTTTCCAAAAGATAAGAAGTTGTGGTTTCTGCAAGTTCCCGGTTGTTGAGTATCACACCTGGTACGTTGACGCCCTTCAAATAGCGGTCAATGGTTACAACCGGATAGTTTTTGTCCATCAATTTTTGGAGAGAATGTTCGGAACCGGCAACTGGAGCAACAATCATCCCATCTACCTGTTGTTGCGAAAACAATTCAATCAGCTTTTCAAATTTTTCTGCATTTTCGTCAGAACTTCCGATGATCAATGTGTAGCCTAATTTCAAAGCTCTGTCTTCGAGATTCCTGGCAATACTGGAATAGAAATCATTGGAAATGTCTGCTACAATAAGTCCTAACAACTTGCTTTTATTATTTTGAAGACTTCTCGCAATTCTGTTGGGAACATAGTTAATCGTTTCAGCTATTTCAAAAATTTTTTTCTTGGTATCCTCACTGATTCTTTGACCTTCTTTTTTGTTCAGAACGTAAGAGACTGTTGCCACGGAAACTCCGGCAATTCTAGCAATATCTTTAATGGACGCTCTTTTCATTCTTCAGATTAACAATGCAAAGTATTCTATAATAAATTAAAAAAACAATAGTTGATTTTTTTTCGCCAGTTTAAAAAAAAGTGTAATTTGGCAAATTTTTCAATCGCTAATATTAATCAAATAAAACATTGATTATCAAACAATTAGCAATCAATTATGTCTGGAATATTAATTCT belongs to Chryseobacterium sp. KACC 21268 and includes:
- a CDS encoding carbohydrate kinase, with protein sequence MENNKSYAVCFGEVLWDIFPSGSRAGGAPFNVAYNLDKMDVDVKMITKIGNDTLGNDLLKQIKSWNISTEYIQIDEEKPTGTVIASFDEHGEAHYDIVNDIAWDHIKICPEHRELIENAEAFVFGSLIARNEESKNTLLRLIEFAKFRVFDVNFRPPFIDFDLVKTLLGKADLVKMNKAELRQIIEFLDKEYIDENSSIKYLQNYFNMNEIVLTKGSKGARYFVGDKSYDFSAVSIEVNDTVGSGDSFLAGFLSKRIQGKTPDEIMKQAVALGAFITSKSGACPDYTYEEFKSFREEHYGQTI
- a CDS encoding LacI family DNA-binding transcriptional regulator produces the protein MKRASIKDIARIAGVSVATVSYVLNKKEGQRISEDTKKKIFEIAETINYVPNRIARSLQNNKSKLLGLIVADISNDFYSSIARNLEDRALKLGYTLIIGSSDENAEKFEKLIELFSQQQVDGMIVAPVAGSEHSLQKLMDKNYPVVTIDRYLKGVNVPGVILNNRELAETTTSYLLEKDFEKILYIGYDTKLPHLLDRQHGFEASISAAVKEVESKNILVGLDNITEEIHTKLKDALGKNPKNTALYFSSNKLAVAGLSYLIKNNIKVSEDVSVLAFDETEAYKLFPAEITYVKQPLEEMADEAIKLLDLQINQYSTTAKKITLSGSLIIKNSIK